A single genomic interval of Brevibacillus brevis harbors:
- a CDS encoding sigma-70 family RNA polymerase sigma factor produces MYQLHVNDIYRYLFRLTRDERLAEDLTQETFCRAFSSLDDYRGEKVRPWLFKVAYHAFVDGYRKKTKQRFAFVEALPERRDHSVVDPAEHVVNKELWEVAHDYLEQLPEKQRQVILLSAMQFSYAEMAEVLGIELADVKRSLFRGRQKMRQLWREESR; encoded by the coding sequence GTGTACCAGCTACATGTAAACGATATTTACCGCTATCTTTTCCGGCTGACACGAGATGAGAGACTGGCAGAGGATCTGACACAGGAAACCTTTTGTCGCGCCTTCTCTTCCTTGGATGACTACCGTGGGGAAAAAGTACGGCCCTGGCTGTTCAAGGTGGCCTATCACGCTTTCGTGGACGGTTATCGCAAGAAGACGAAACAACGATTTGCGTTTGTGGAAGCCTTGCCAGAGCGACGTGATCATTCGGTGGTTGATCCGGCAGAGCATGTCGTGAACAAGGAGCTGTGGGAAGTGGCCCATGACTATTTGGAGCAACTTCCGGAAAAGCAGAGACAGGTCATTTTGTTGTCTGCCATGCAGTTTTCCTACGCGGAAATGGCAGAGGTACTCGGAATCGAGCTGGCAGACGTCAAGCGTTCCTTGTTTCGGGGACGACAAAAGATGCGGCAGTTGTGGAGGGAGGAAAGCCGGTGA
- a CDS encoding anti-sigma factor, translating to MNTDENKREQRLLAYLRGEMAEEDSKQFEDEIAADEEYAQRLERLLLGEETREDNVKTKQPETLSAEKQRAIVRRGKWKNRLSNAGFTIGLPFLAGVVLLILNGWVGSLMHEDLFRVAKSMVNFTQPGVSVGGSGSQVGLFYGNISMELRERVGAEEKNAGRFESTNVLWNVNAGPKWPNGVREQKLYFRYPTEGAMENTDFRTSPAWTTMEKLPEGTVSQLAISFDHFLTYEEYYELVSRHVASSGQDTVWFAVDTGVETKESEEGQLMVGPGKVWGFAERELDYGGPILVNGEGDRRMATYLNEMKYLSEQEGLTRDIGRSLLFRSDPQITERYNYMQQNGVRIYGAVLTGPTKELLKLKAEKSITAALLGKVDWWNWEQPAASGAHYTY from the coding sequence ATGAACACAGATGAGAATAAACGCGAGCAGAGGCTGCTTGCTTATTTGCGTGGGGAAATGGCGGAAGAAGATTCAAAACAATTCGAGGACGAAATAGCCGCTGACGAGGAATACGCACAGCGATTGGAGAGGCTTTTGTTGGGGGAAGAAACGAGAGAGGACAACGTGAAAACAAAACAGCCTGAAACACTGTCCGCTGAAAAACAGCGTGCCATTGTTCGCCGGGGGAAATGGAAAAATCGGTTGTCCAACGCTGGATTCACCATAGGGCTTCCCTTTTTGGCCGGAGTTGTGTTGCTGATTCTGAATGGCTGGGTTGGGTCTCTGATGCATGAAGATCTGTTTCGCGTTGCGAAGTCGATGGTCAATTTTACTCAACCAGGTGTTAGTGTAGGCGGTAGTGGCTCGCAGGTGGGATTGTTTTACGGCAATATCAGCATGGAGTTGCGTGAAAGGGTTGGAGCGGAAGAAAAGAACGCTGGCCGCTTTGAAAGCACAAATGTGCTGTGGAACGTAAACGCTGGGCCGAAATGGCCGAATGGGGTCAGGGAACAGAAGCTGTATTTCCGTTATCCGACAGAGGGGGCAATGGAGAATACGGACTTTCGCACTTCACCTGCCTGGACAACGATGGAGAAGCTGCCCGAGGGAACGGTTTCACAGCTTGCGATTTCCTTCGATCACTTCCTGACGTACGAGGAGTACTATGAACTGGTTTCCCGCCATGTTGCCTCTTCGGGACAAGATACGGTTTGGTTTGCAGTAGACACAGGGGTCGAGACCAAAGAGAGTGAAGAGGGACAGTTGATGGTAGGTCCCGGAAAAGTATGGGGTTTTGCAGAACGGGAGCTGGATTATGGTGGACCTATTCTTGTAAACGGGGAAGGGGATAGGCGGATGGCGACTTATCTGAACGAAATGAAGTACTTGTCCGAGCAAGAAGGTTTGACTCGCGATATCGGCAGATCCTTGTTATTTCGTAGCGATCCGCAAATTACAGAACGATACAACTACATGCAGCAAAACGGAGTTCGTATCTACGGCGCTGTCCTAACCGGACCTACGAAAGAACTGTTAAAGCTCAAGGCCGAAAAGTCGATAACAGCAGCGCTTCTAGGCAAGGTAGACTGGTGGAATTGGGAGCAGCCTGCGGCATCGGGAGCACATTACACTTACTAG
- a CDS encoding 2,3-diketo-5-methylthiopentyl-1-phosphate enolase, giving the protein MSEQRILVTYLTQAKDLNKKAQAIAVGMTVGSWTDLPLAKQAELAPYLGEAVSATPLETLENGETRGLITVSYPTRNFTADIPSLLTGIFGKLSMDGKIKLVDIVFPDSFLQAFPGPKFGIDGLRERLAAHNRPLLMSIFKSCLGLPFDDLKTQFRAQALGGVDLVKDDEIFFADDRAPFIERIKAFKQIAQETEAETGKPVLYAANLTGPVHELNEKAKRAVDAGADCLLFNVLAFGFDALHRLAADPDVHVPIMAHPALAGAYYPSPDYGIATPLLLGTLMRVAGADLVLFPSPYGNVALDKTEALQLAKHLTDPLNGVRRSFPVPSAGIHPGLVPQLYKDFGLDQIVNAGGGIHGHPGGATAGAKAFVAAIEAVTAGRTLEEAAADSQELAIALEKWGGAR; this is encoded by the coding sequence ATGAGTGAACAACGTATCCTCGTCACCTATCTCACACAAGCAAAAGACTTGAACAAAAAGGCACAAGCCATAGCTGTCGGCATGACAGTCGGTTCCTGGACGGACCTACCGCTTGCCAAGCAAGCTGAGCTAGCGCCGTATCTTGGTGAAGCCGTGAGCGCGACACCACTTGAGACACTGGAAAACGGAGAAACACGCGGTTTGATTACCGTCAGCTATCCGACTCGTAATTTTACAGCAGACATTCCATCCTTGTTGACCGGAATATTCGGCAAACTATCGATGGATGGCAAAATCAAGCTCGTCGACATCGTTTTTCCTGACTCGTTCCTTCAGGCTTTTCCTGGACCGAAGTTCGGCATTGACGGTCTGCGCGAACGTTTAGCAGCACATAACCGACCGCTCTTGATGAGCATTTTCAAATCGTGCCTGGGCCTTCCTTTCGACGACCTGAAAACGCAATTCCGGGCACAAGCCTTGGGCGGAGTCGATCTGGTGAAAGATGACGAAATCTTCTTTGCAGATGACCGCGCTCCTTTTATCGAAAGGATCAAAGCGTTCAAGCAGATCGCTCAGGAGACCGAAGCCGAAACAGGCAAGCCCGTCCTCTATGCAGCCAACCTGACTGGACCTGTACATGAACTGAACGAAAAAGCGAAACGTGCAGTAGATGCGGGTGCTGACTGCCTCTTGTTCAATGTGCTGGCCTTTGGCTTTGATGCCCTGCACCGTTTGGCAGCCGATCCTGATGTACATGTACCGATCATGGCGCATCCAGCATTGGCAGGCGCTTACTATCCATCACCCGACTACGGTATCGCCACCCCGCTTCTGCTCGGAACGTTGATGCGCGTAGCTGGTGCAGATTTGGTGCTCTTCCCATCTCCATATGGTAACGTCGCCCTGGACAAGACAGAAGCGTTGCAGCTCGCCAAGCATTTGACTGACCCGCTGAATGGTGTACGCCGTTCCTTCCCGGTTCCCTCTGCTGGCATTCATCCGGGACTGGTTCCACAGCTTTATAAAGACTTCGGTCTGGATCAAATCGTCAATGCAGGAGGCGGAATCCACGGTCATCCTGGTGGAGCAACCGCAGGAGCAAAAGCATTCGTTGCCGCGATTGAGGCTGTCACAGCAGGCCGAACACTGGAAGAGGCTGCCGCTGATTCACAAGAACTGGCGATCGCCTTGGAAAAGTGGGGTGGCGCACGATGA
- a CDS encoding 1,2-dihydroxy-3-keto-5-methylthiopentene dioxygenase, translating into MAQIRFHDNNEYISAPEEVVSFLDTQEIIYEKWGVDRLDPKHRDNYSPTDEEKQEILDTFKSEIDAISQRRGYLTADIIVLSDKTPNLDELLVKFKGEHHHTDDECRFCVDGHGIFAIKGKDGRYFDVELEPGDLISVPPNYRHYFTLMDDRKIKAIRLFVTPAGWEAIY; encoded by the coding sequence ATGGCACAAATTCGTTTTCACGACAACAATGAGTACATCTCAGCACCCGAGGAAGTTGTCTCCTTCCTGGACACTCAAGAGATCATTTACGAAAAATGGGGCGTGGATCGCCTTGATCCGAAGCACCGTGATAACTACAGCCCGACTGACGAGGAAAAACAAGAGATTCTCGACACCTTCAAGTCCGAAATCGATGCGATCAGCCAACGTCGCGGTTATTTGACAGCAGACATTATCGTCCTCTCTGACAAAACGCCTAACCTCGATGAGCTGCTGGTGAAATTCAAGGGCGAGCATCACCACACCGACGATGAGTGCCGCTTCTGCGTCGATGGTCACGGCATTTTCGCCATCAAAGGCAAAGATGGTCGCTACTTCGACGTCGAGCTGGAGCCAGGCGATCTGATCTCCGTACCACCGAACTACCGCCACTACTTCACTCTGATGGACGACCGCAAAATCAAGGCGATTCGCCTGTTCGTCACTCCTGCAGGCTGGGAAGCGATCTATTAA
- a CDS encoding methylthioribulose 1-phosphate dehydratase, with protein MTATLEQRLDAFRRLDDAKLTFARRDWFPGTSGNLSIKIQNDPLQFAVTASGKDKTKLSPEDYLVVDQDSRPVDETTLKPSAETLIHAVVYKSFPKAGACFHVHTVWNNLISELYFGQRAFSIQGQELIKGLGIWEENARITVPIVENFADIPTLAAEIEKVITPEVPGVLIRNHGIYTWGGNDFEAKRHLEAFEFLFEYHARWLQLRQAVVSTTTTN; from the coding sequence ATGACCGCAACACTTGAACAACGTCTGGATGCCTTTCGCCGTCTGGATGACGCCAAGCTAACATTTGCCCGCCGGGACTGGTTTCCCGGCACTAGTGGCAATCTCTCGATTAAAATACAAAACGATCCCTTGCAATTTGCTGTAACGGCAAGCGGCAAAGACAAAACCAAGCTGTCTCCCGAAGATTATCTGGTCGTGGATCAAGACTCGCGTCCGGTGGATGAAACTACGCTCAAGCCTTCCGCGGAAACCCTCATCCACGCCGTCGTCTACAAATCGTTCCCGAAGGCCGGTGCTTGCTTCCACGTCCATACCGTATGGAACAACCTCATTTCCGAGCTGTACTTTGGACAACGCGCTTTCTCCATTCAAGGACAAGAGCTAATCAAGGGACTCGGAATCTGGGAAGAAAACGCACGCATTACTGTTCCGATTGTTGAGAACTTTGCCGATATTCCGACCTTGGCCGCCGAAATTGAAAAAGTGATCACACCAGAGGTTCCCGGCGTACTCATCCGTAACCACGGGATCTACACGTGGGGCGGCAATGACTTCGAGGCCAAGCGCCACCTGGAGGCTTTTGAATTCCTATTCGAGTATCACGCCCGCTGGCTGCAATTGCGCCAAGCAGTCGTGTCCACTACAACCACCAATTAA
- a CDS encoding 2-hydroxy-3-keto-5-methylthiopentenyl-1-phosphate phosphatase: protein MSKKLVLFCDFDGTITEKDNIVAIVRKFAPPEWEALTEQILSQKISVQEGVGKLFQLLPSSLRQDIIDFIVHEATIRPGFAEFVSYCREEGIELLITSGGIDFFLEPILAPFDLSDVPIYCNGSDFSGERITITWPNACDKHCTNGCGMCKTTIIRRYDPATHFRIVIGDSITDLAGAKIADYVIARHFLADKAEELQLPHSKFATFHDVIRTLQQVQQEVV from the coding sequence ATGAGCAAGAAGCTCGTCCTGTTCTGCGATTTCGACGGAACGATTACCGAAAAAGACAACATTGTAGCGATTGTCCGCAAGTTTGCTCCCCCTGAGTGGGAAGCCCTGACGGAGCAAATCCTTTCCCAAAAAATAAGCGTTCAGGAAGGGGTAGGCAAGCTGTTTCAACTCTTGCCCTCCTCCTTGCGCCAGGACATTATCGATTTTATTGTCCATGAAGCGACGATTCGCCCGGGATTTGCTGAATTCGTGAGCTATTGTCGCGAAGAAGGCATCGAGCTGTTGATCACGAGTGGCGGCATCGACTTTTTCCTGGAGCCTATCCTGGCCCCTTTTGATCTCTCCGATGTTCCGATCTACTGCAACGGCAGTGATTTTAGCGGAGAGCGGATCACCATTACATGGCCCAACGCTTGCGATAAACATTGCACGAACGGCTGCGGTATGTGCAAGACGACAATCATCCGCCGTTACGATCCAGCGACCCATTTCCGCATCGTCATCGGCGACTCTATCACGGATTTGGCTGGAGCCAAAATCGCTGACTATGTGATTGCCCGTCACTTCCTCGCTGACAAAGCGGAAGAGCTGCAATTGCCGCATAGCAAGTTTGCCACATTCCACGACGTGATTCGCACTTTACAGCAAGTCCAACAGGAGGTTGTCTAA
- the mtnK gene encoding S-methyl-5-thioribose kinase: MAYRALTEQEAVEYVKGIPGLFSEGAELTSREIGDGNLNLVFDIQEPSTGKSVIVKQALPFARVVGESWPLTIDRARIESEALRIQHKYVPDLVPQVYHFDGELALTVMENVGDHIIMRKGLIEGKRYPLFAKQIGRFLAQTLFFTSDLGAHPYDKKALVGTFINPELCKITEDLVFTDPYENAPTNDFNPLIRREVEVIWNNRPLKLEIAKLKYDFLTRAEALLHGDLHTGSIFITENSLKAIDPEFAYYGPIGFDIGAVIANLLLNYAGQHGLQKDQGEREAYREYLLETVEDVWNEFVSQFVQLWHKHAKERSAHVEGLWQSYVKRLIQDTAGYAGCKILRRVIGLAGVADLNAIEDDQTRAEAERLALSIGEALILGRGSIDESTDITDIVRTVTERYYQEATTV, translated from the coding sequence ATGGCATATCGCGCATTGACTGAACAGGAAGCAGTGGAGTACGTAAAAGGAATACCGGGTCTTTTTAGCGAAGGAGCAGAGCTGACCAGCCGAGAAATCGGGGATGGCAACCTCAATCTGGTTTTTGACATTCAAGAGCCATCAACTGGTAAGAGCGTCATTGTTAAGCAAGCACTGCCTTTTGCCCGCGTCGTGGGAGAATCTTGGCCGCTTACGATTGATCGGGCTCGTATCGAGAGCGAGGCACTCCGCATTCAGCACAAATACGTTCCAGACTTGGTGCCGCAGGTGTATCATTTCGACGGGGAGCTTGCGTTGACTGTCATGGAAAACGTCGGGGACCACATCATCATGCGCAAAGGTCTGATCGAAGGAAAGCGGTACCCGCTATTTGCGAAGCAAATTGGTCGTTTTCTCGCGCAAACCTTGTTCTTTACATCCGATCTGGGCGCGCATCCGTACGATAAAAAAGCGCTAGTCGGAACATTCATAAATCCAGAATTATGCAAAATCACAGAAGACCTCGTTTTTACTGATCCGTATGAAAATGCGCCTACCAACGACTTCAATCCGTTGATTCGCCGGGAAGTCGAGGTGATCTGGAACAACAGGCCGCTGAAGCTGGAAATCGCCAAGCTGAAATACGATTTCCTTACGCGCGCAGAAGCGCTGCTGCATGGTGACTTGCATACCGGAAGTATTTTCATCACGGAAAACAGCCTGAAGGCAATAGATCCAGAATTCGCTTACTACGGTCCAATCGGTTTTGATATCGGGGCGGTCATTGCCAATCTGTTGCTCAACTACGCAGGACAGCACGGTTTGCAAAAAGATCAAGGAGAACGGGAAGCGTACCGCGAATACTTACTGGAAACGGTCGAGGATGTCTGGAATGAATTCGTTTCGCAATTCGTTCAGCTCTGGCACAAGCACGCCAAAGAGCGCAGTGCCCATGTCGAGGGACTTTGGCAAAGCTACGTGAAGCGCCTGATTCAGGATACAGCAGGCTATGCCGGATGCAAAATCTTGCGCCGTGTCATCGGCTTGGCAGGCGTAGCGGACCTGAATGCCATCGAAGACGACCAGACTCGCGCAGAAGCAGAGCGTCTGGCTCTCTCGATTGGAGAAGCGCTGATTCTCGGTCGCGGCAGCATAGACGAATCGACAGATATCACGGACATCGTACGCACTGTGACCGAACGTTACTATCAGGAGGCAACGACAGTATGA